In a genomic window of uncultured Flavobacterium sp.:
- a CDS encoding HAMP domain-containing sensor histidine kinase → MNKKKLLNKTTNSFLAFAIIILLIAAPLFYYISQQLYIYETDEVLHFHKGAFAKESHKGFTQTDIDLWNKYNHEVMIVPDMGIKKDSIVGKMLYDSIAKEKEPFRVLYAPITINGKKYTYTEKINLVEMEGMVFSIAVMFLFIIVVLLIGIIWISKTTAAKIWSPFYNTLNQIQDFEIDKNKPPHFIPTDIDEFDRLNKSLERLIEKNTAIYKSQREFVENAAHELQTPLALFQTKIDTLTQLDLNKEQSFLVASLNTDVSRLNRLNKNLLLLSKIDNESFLEKTTIVLNDYIKKHLDFFTEQASAKNLTIITEFPAALTITGNPALTEVLINNLFLNAIRHNEKNGKIIITTLENELIFLNTGQKTPLQIEKLFNRFAKSNPSSQGNGLGLAIIKKITKLNHWEINYSFYNNLHSFSVKF, encoded by the coding sequence ATGAATAAAAAGAAACTACTCAACAAGACAACCAACAGCTTTCTTGCTTTTGCCATCATTATTCTATTGATTGCGGCGCCATTATTTTATTATATAAGTCAACAGCTTTATATTTATGAAACTGATGAAGTGCTCCATTTTCACAAAGGCGCTTTTGCGAAGGAAAGCCATAAGGGATTTACACAAACCGATATTGACTTATGGAATAAATACAATCATGAAGTAATGATTGTGCCTGATATGGGCATTAAAAAAGATTCTATTGTTGGGAAAATGCTCTATGATTCTATTGCTAAAGAGAAAGAACCTTTTCGTGTACTTTATGCTCCTATAACTATAAATGGTAAGAAATATACTTATACGGAGAAAATAAATCTCGTAGAAATGGAAGGAATGGTCTTTAGTATTGCCGTCATGTTTCTATTTATCATTGTTGTGCTTTTGATTGGAATTATCTGGATCTCAAAAACTACCGCGGCTAAAATATGGAGTCCTTTTTATAATACATTAAATCAAATTCAGGATTTTGAAATCGATAAAAATAAACCGCCGCATTTTATTCCGACTGATATTGACGAATTTGATCGTCTTAACAAAAGTCTGGAAAGACTAATTGAAAAAAATACAGCCATTTATAAAAGTCAAAGAGAATTTGTCGAAAATGCCGCGCATGAACTTCAGACGCCATTGGCTTTATTTCAAACAAAAATCGATACGCTGACTCAGCTTGATCTCAACAAAGAACAATCTTTTCTTGTTGCTTCCTTAAATACAGATGTTTCAAGACTTAACAGACTTAACAAGAACTTGCTTTTGCTTTCGAAAATTGACAACGAGAGTTTTCTCGAAAAAACCACGATTGTTCTTAACGATTATATTAAAAAACATCTGGATTTTTTTACCGAACAAGCAAGTGCAAAAAACCTGACTATTATAACTGAATTTCCTGCAGCTTTAACTATTACCGGAAATCCTGCCCTTACGGAAGTTTTGATTAATAATTTGTTTCTAAATGCTATTCGCCACAATGAAAAAAACGGCAAAATCATTATTACAACTCTCGAAAATGAATTGATATTTTTGAATACAGGTCAGAAAACGCCATTACAAATTGAAAAACTCTTTAACCGTTTTGCAAAATCTAATCCTTCGTCTCAGGGAAATGGACTTGGTTTGGCAATTATCAAAAAAATCACAAAACTGAATCACTGGGAAATAAACTATAGTTTTTATAATAATTTACATAGTTTTAGCGTGAAGTTCTAG
- a CDS encoding response regulator transcription factor, whose amino-acid sequence MKILIIEDELEIAQSIKNYFRSNGIQCETAETYDLALNKIDSYDYDCILLDLMLPDGDGFDILRELKRKNKTDGVIVVSAKETLETRLEGFNLGADDYLTKPFHLSELLVRMQALIRRKNFKGSNSITFNEIVIDIFSKSVSVNDIKLDLTKKEIDLLLFLISNENKVLSKGAIAEHLSGDMADMLDNHDFIYAHIKNLKKKLHQAGSGDYIKTVYGLGYKWENE is encoded by the coding sequence ATGAAGATTTTAATTATAGAAGATGAGCTGGAAATTGCTCAAAGCATCAAGAATTATTTTAGAAGCAACGGAATTCAATGCGAAACTGCCGAAACCTATGATTTGGCACTTAACAAAATTGATTCCTATGATTATGATTGCATACTTCTGGACTTAATGCTGCCTGATGGTGACGGATTTGATATTCTAAGAGAACTTAAAAGAAAAAACAAAACTGACGGAGTTATTGTGGTTTCGGCTAAGGAAACTCTCGAAACGCGTCTGGAAGGATTCAATCTTGGTGCCGATGATTATCTTACCAAACCTTTCCATCTCTCAGAACTTTTGGTTCGAATGCAAGCTCTTATCAGAAGAAAGAATTTTAAAGGAAGTAATAGTATAACGTTCAATGAAATCGTAATTGATATATTTTCTAAATCGGTATCGGTAAACGATATCAAATTAGATCTGACCAAAAAAGAAATAGATTTACTTCTTTTTTTAATTAGCAACGAAAATAAGGTATTATCTAAAGGCGCTATTGCTGAACATCTTTCCGGAGATATGGCTGATATGCTCGATAATCACGATTTTATTTATGCACATATCAAAAATCTAAAAAAGAAACTCCACCAGGCGGGAAGCGGCGATTACATTAAAACAGTTTACGGTTTGGGATATAAATGGGAAAATGAATAA
- a CDS encoding phosphatase PAP2 family protein: MNTYIINNYSRLKPFLFFLPLFFLAAIVLFLYSRNALSADQYIQIQKDSFYFINHHLGHYPGFEYNLTQIGDALVFLSFLSVFIVYAPKLWEALISGLLVSLLFSCPLKKLFSVPRPAAAFNNETFFIVGKTLTGHNSLPSGHSIVIFTVLTILLFAFMPQNFKMKVLWFFAIGILGLFIAFSRVGVGAHYPLDVLTGGIIGYISGLLGIFISRKFRIFAWINNKKSYPVFVVLFLICGICLINKIINEDLIIFYLAFISLAVSLYKITTVSVYEITAVYAKK; the protein is encoded by the coding sequence ATGAATACGTATATTATTAATAATTATTCAAGACTTAAACCTTTTCTGTTTTTTCTTCCATTATTTTTTTTAGCTGCCATCGTTTTATTTTTGTACAGTCGAAATGCTTTAAGCGCAGATCAGTACATACAAATTCAAAAAGACAGTTTCTATTTTATTAATCATCATTTGGGACATTATCCAGGTTTTGAATATAATCTTACTCAAATAGGAGACGCGCTTGTTTTTTTATCATTTTTAAGTGTTTTTATTGTTTATGCGCCTAAATTGTGGGAAGCTTTAATTTCTGGCTTACTGGTTTCTCTTTTATTTTCATGTCCGCTGAAAAAATTATTCTCAGTACCAAGACCTGCGGCTGCGTTTAACAATGAGACTTTTTTTATTGTGGGTAAAACATTGACCGGACATAATAGTTTGCCATCAGGACATTCGATTGTAATTTTTACCGTACTTACAATTTTACTTTTTGCTTTTATGCCTCAAAATTTCAAAATGAAAGTTTTATGGTTTTTTGCAATCGGAATTTTAGGATTGTTTATTGCATTTTCAAGAGTTGGAGTGGGAGCGCATTATCCTCTTGATGTTCTTACAGGAGGAATTATTGGATATATCTCGGGATTATTGGGTATTTTTATAAGCCGAAAATTTAGAATCTTCGCTTGGATTAACAATAAAAAAAGCTATCCTGTATTCGTTGTTTTGTTTCTTATTTGCGGTATTTGCTTAATCAACAAAATAATTAATGAAGATTTAATCATCTTTTATTTAGCATTCATTAGTTTAGCCGTTTCACTTTATAAAATTACTACCGTTTCCGTATATGAAATTACAGCCGTTTATGCCAAAAAGTAA
- the eptA gene encoding phosphoethanolamine--lipid A transferase EptA, with translation MPKSNLKLTHFALLMSLLNFLFFHFPFFSYVFNNVDYKSLSGIVLIISLVIVMLIANAFVFYLIFFLSRYVGKFLLVISFIINSIAVYFVNTYGVIVDESMIGNVLNTNYSESSSFFSFKLILYILFLGIIPSIYIIKVKIINTDFKRFSITSSLTLLLIVVIAFANATNWLWIDKNSKQLGGLAMPWSYSVNVSLFYIHKAKKNQKEILLPNAVIKDNQKSVVVLVIGESARSQNFSLYGYKKNTNPLLSKIPNVFHFDANSCATYTTAGVKCILEHTNSDELYEILPNYLYRNNVEVVWRTSNWGEPPVHIEKYQNRDILKKGCKGEECNYDEVLLRGLKEQILSSKKNKILIVLHTSTSHGPTYSKKYPPAFETFKPVCNSVELGKCSQQELFNAYDNTIVYTDYILSKVIEDLKELKEYKSAMIFVSDHGESLGEKNLYMHGVPISFAPKEQYQIPFIVWVSDNSKQLKANKSVSQNHVFHSVLNFLNIQSPVYKEEMNIFK, from the coding sequence ATGCCAAAAAGTAACTTGAAACTAACTCATTTTGCTTTATTAATGAGTTTATTAAATTTTTTATTCTTTCATTTTCCTTTTTTTAGCTACGTTTTCAACAACGTCGATTATAAAAGTTTAAGTGGTATAGTTTTGATTATTAGCTTGGTAATTGTAATGCTCATTGCAAATGCTTTTGTATTTTATCTGATATTTTTTCTCTCGCGTTACGTAGGTAAATTTTTGCTGGTAATATCTTTTATAATCAATTCGATTGCAGTTTACTTTGTTAATACTTACGGCGTTATCGTAGACGAAAGTATGATTGGTAATGTACTTAATACCAATTATTCAGAGTCTAGTAGTTTTTTCTCTTTTAAATTAATACTGTATATTCTTTTTCTGGGTATAATTCCGAGTATTTATATTATTAAAGTAAAAATCATAAATACAGATTTTAAGAGATTTTCGATTACTTCTTCGCTAACCTTATTACTTATTGTTGTTATAGCGTTTGCCAATGCAACTAACTGGCTTTGGATTGATAAAAACTCCAAACAATTGGGAGGTCTTGCAATGCCTTGGTCATATTCTGTAAATGTGTCGCTTTTTTATATTCATAAAGCCAAAAAGAATCAAAAAGAAATTTTACTGCCAAATGCCGTAATAAAAGACAATCAGAAATCTGTTGTGGTTTTAGTAATTGGAGAATCTGCCAGAAGCCAGAATTTTTCACTTTACGGATATAAGAAAAACACCAATCCGTTGCTTTCCAAAATACCGAATGTATTTCATTTTGATGCCAATTCTTGTGCGACATATACAACAGCTGGCGTAAAATGTATTTTGGAACATACCAATTCAGATGAATTATATGAAATCTTACCTAATTATCTTTACAGAAATAATGTAGAAGTTGTCTGGAGAACTTCAAACTGGGGAGAACCTCCGGTACATATTGAGAAATATCAAAACAGAGATATTCTAAAGAAAGGCTGTAAAGGCGAAGAATGCAATTATGACGAAGTTCTTTTAAGAGGATTAAAAGAGCAGATTTTATCCAGCAAGAAAAATAAAATACTGATTGTATTGCACACAAGTACAAGTCACGGACCAACTTACAGCAAAAAATATCCGCCTGCGTTTGAAACTTTTAAACCGGTTTGTAATAGTGTTGAACTGGGAAAATGTTCTCAGCAAGAACTCTTTAATGCTTATGATAATACGATTGTTTACACAGATTATATTTTATCAAAAGTAATTGAAGATTTAAAGGAATTAAAAGAGTATAAAAGTGCGATGATTTTTGTTTCGGATCACGGAGAATCTTTAGGCGAAAAGAATCTGTATATGCATGGAGTTCCAATAAGTTTTGCTCCAAAAGAACAATACCAAATCCCTTTTATAGTTTGGGTATCTGACAATTCAAAACAACTTAAGGCAAATAAATCAGTATCTCAAAATCACGTTTTTCATAGTGTTTTAAACTTTTTAAACATACAAAGTCCTGTTTATAAAGAGGAGATGAATATTTTTAAATAA
- a CDS encoding DUF1826 domain-containing protein, translated as MSNTFSDNSQIGIVSTFSELINTDFKGEMNALCWHRNLDGDFNEIVAQLSLEENITEVHPEDLIALQLSEKGNIAREIILNDLQLLADFGASPSLNLLKCYERDDEFDFISTDVYSFHVDRSPIATDTFLCTYHGAASDIVSNSEAEQKILIPEIRTKLKELHDGPTEEFEDFLKENYFDLHYQLNADAEPVNLGLGHLWRLAVDHPKQEVLPCIHRAPIENEGEYRLLLIC; from the coding sequence ATGAGCAATACATTTTCTGACAACAGCCAAATAGGAATAGTTTCTACTTTCTCTGAGCTTATAAATACCGATTTCAAAGGAGAAATGAACGCATTATGCTGGCACAGAAATTTGGATGGCGATTTTAACGAAATTGTAGCCCAATTGTCTCTGGAAGAAAATATTACAGAAGTTCATCCCGAAGATTTAATCGCACTCCAATTATCCGAAAAAGGAAATATAGCAAGAGAAATAATCTTAAATGATCTACAATTATTAGCTGATTTTGGCGCTTCGCCTTCACTTAATTTACTGAAATGCTATGAACGTGATGACGAATTTGATTTCATATCGACAGATGTGTATTCGTTTCATGTTGATCGTTCGCCTATTGCAACAGATACTTTTTTATGCACGTATCACGGAGCCGCAAGTGATATTGTTTCTAATTCAGAAGCAGAACAAAAAATCCTGATTCCGGAAATCCGAACAAAGCTAAAAGAACTTCACGATGGACCAACAGAAGAATTCGAAGACTTTTTGAAAGAAAATTATTTTGATTTGCATTATCAGCTAAATGCTGACGCAGAACCTGTTAATTTAGGATTAGGACATCTTTGGCGATTGGCCGTAGATCATCCAAAACAAGAAGTTTTGCCTTGTATTCATAGAGCGCCAATAGAAAATGAAGGAGAATATAGGTTGTTGTTGATTTGTTAG
- a CDS encoding amino acid permease, translating into MKNTQEDTQDNQLKRGLTNRHIQLIALGGSIGTGLFLGIGPAAVLAGPSVILGYAIAGIIAFFIMRQLGEMVVEEPVSGSFSHFAYKYCGSFAGFASGWNYWILYILVSMAELTAIGVYVQFWWPEIPLWASSLFFFLVINALNFASVKVYGETEFWFSIIKVVAIIAMILFGTYLLISGTGGEHATIHNLYNDGGFFPKGFFEKTATGDFQGLLSAMALIMFSFGGLELIGITAAEAENPEKNIPKATNQVIYRILIFYVGALVILFALSPWRQITTDSSPFVMVFQNLNGMEFELFGTKIFFTKLIANVLNLIVLTAALSVYNSSVYSNSRMLYGLADQGSAPKFLKKLNKHSVPINAILISSCFAAICILINKVMPEEAFSILMSLVVSCLVINWVMISYTHLRFRLSKDKESTKTKFPSLFYPVSNYICFVFLFGILSIMWITNMKLSVELIPIWLGILFICFKVLKAKE; encoded by the coding sequence GTGAAAAATACACAAGAAGACACACAAGATAATCAGCTTAAACGCGGGCTGACGAATCGCCACATTCAGCTTATTGCTTTAGGCGGATCAATAGGAACAGGACTTTTCCTAGGTATTGGTCCAGCGGCAGTATTAGCAGGACCATCAGTTATTTTGGGATATGCTATTGCCGGAATTATCGCTTTTTTTATCATGAGACAACTTGGCGAAATGGTTGTCGAAGAACCTGTTTCAGGAAGTTTTAGTCACTTTGCTTATAAATATTGCGGTTCTTTTGCCGGTTTTGCATCGGGTTGGAATTATTGGATTTTATATATCTTAGTGAGTATGGCTGAACTTACAGCCATTGGTGTTTATGTGCAATTTTGGTGGCCCGAAATTCCGCTTTGGGCATCGAGTTTATTTTTCTTTCTCGTTATTAATGCTTTGAATTTTGCTTCTGTAAAAGTTTACGGAGAAACCGAATTTTGGTTTTCAATCATAAAAGTTGTCGCAATTATTGCAATGATACTTTTTGGAACTTATTTGCTAATAAGTGGAACAGGAGGAGAACACGCTACAATTCATAATTTATATAATGATGGAGGTTTCTTTCCAAAAGGTTTCTTCGAAAAAACTGCAACTGGTGATTTTCAAGGTTTATTATCTGCAATGGCGCTAATTATGTTCTCTTTTGGAGGTTTAGAACTTATTGGAATTACCGCTGCTGAAGCCGAAAATCCAGAGAAAAACATTCCGAAAGCGACAAATCAGGTTATTTATAGAATCCTTATATTTTATGTTGGAGCATTGGTAATTTTATTTGCTTTGTCGCCTTGGAGACAAATTACAACAGATAGCAGCCCGTTTGTAATGGTTTTTCAAAATCTAAACGGAATGGAATTTGAGCTATTTGGAACCAAAATATTTTTTACAAAGCTTATTGCTAATGTGCTTAATTTAATTGTATTAACCGCCGCTTTATCTGTATATAATAGTAGTGTATATAGTAACTCGCGTATGTTATATGGTTTAGCAGATCAGGGAAGTGCGCCTAAGTTTTTAAAGAAATTAAACAAACATTCAGTGCCAATTAATGCTATTTTAATTTCTTCGTGTTTTGCAGCGATCTGTATTTTAATAAATAAAGTAATGCCCGAAGAAGCTTTTAGTATTTTAATGTCTTTAGTTGTGTCTTGCTTAGTTATTAACTGGGTTATGATTTCGTATACGCATCTAAGATTTAGACTTTCGAAAGACAAGGAAAGCACAAAAACTAAGTTTCCTTCGTTATTTTATCCGGTAAGTAATTATATCTGTTTTGTGTTTTTATTTGGTATTTTATCCATCATGTGGATCACAAATATGAAGTTATCCGTAGAATTAATTCCTATTTGGTTAGGTATTCTTTTTATATGTTTTAAAGTTTTGAAAGCGAAAGAATAG
- a CDS encoding helix-turn-helix transcriptional regulator, with product MEQKIHQGRNIKRFREMLNIKQEALAYDLGNDWNQKKISMLEQKDVIEENLLKQISAVLKIPVEAFQNFDEEQAVNLISCNFSDNAMFNNKIEVFNNNPIAEIKKLHEEKIVLFERMLKEKDEMIVRLEKLINK from the coding sequence GAAGAAACATAAAACGTTTCAGAGAAATGCTTAACATAAAGCAGGAAGCATTAGCTTATGATCTGGGAAATGACTGGAATCAGAAGAAAATTTCTATGCTTGAGCAGAAAGATGTAATTGAAGAAAATCTGTTGAAACAAATTTCGGCAGTATTAAAAATTCCAGTTGAAGCTTTTCAGAATTTTGACGAAGAACAAGCGGTGAATTTGATTTCTTGTAATTTCTCGGATAATGCAATGTTCAATAACAAAATTGAAGTTTTTAATAATAATCCGATTGCGGAAATCAAAAAACTTCACGAAGAAAAAATTGTTTTGTTTGAACGTATGTTGAAAGAGAAAGATGAAATGATTGTGAGGCTTGAGAAATTGATTAATAAATAA